The genomic interval ATGATCACCAGGATGATCGTCGTCGCGTCGAGCACGCATCCGAGCACCAGCAGGACCAGATTGACGGCAAGCAGGAAGGTCAGCGGCGAAACGTCGAGGCCGACCAGCGTACCGGCTAGTGTGTTCGGGATGTTTTCCGAGGCGACGATATAGTTGAGGATCAGGGCCCCGCCGATAACCAGGCCGACGGCGGCCGAGGAGCGTGCGCTGTCGACCATGATCTGATACAGCGTCGCGAAGGTGAGAGCGCGGTAGAACGCTCCGGCCAGGAGGAGGGCATAGGCGGCGGCCACGGCGGCCGCCTCCGTCGGCGTCGTCACCCCGCCGTAGATGCCGTAGAGCAGGATCGCCGGCATTAGGAGAGCCGGGAAGGCATTGACGGTGTGGCCCGGCAGGTCGCGCAGCGGCACCGGCTGTTCCAGGGCAAAGCCGCGTCGCGCCGACAGATAGGCGTTCATGACCATGAGGACGCCCCCCATGATTAGGCCCGGAACGATGCCACCGAGGAACAGGTAGCCGATGGAACTGTTCGATACGAGGGCATAGAGCACCATCGGAATGGACGGCGGGATGATCGGACCGATGGTGGCGGATGCGGCGGTGATGGCGGCCGCATAGCCGTGCGAATACTGGCCGCTACGGGTCATCATTCCGATGACGATCTTGCCGATGCCGGCGGCGTCGGCGACGGCCGAGCCGGACATGCCGGAAAAGATCAGCGATGCCACGACATTGACATGGCCGAGCCCGCCCCGAAAGCGACCCACGGCCGCGACGCAGAACCTGAGCAGGCGTTCGGAGATCGAGCCGGCATTCATGATGTTCGCGGCGACGATGAACAGCGGCACTGCGAGAAGCACGAAGCTTTCGTAAAGCCCCTGGAGGATCTGCTCGCCGGCGAGGGCGATGTCCTGACCGGCGGCCGCAAGGTAGACGATCGCGGCAAGAATGATCGAATAGGCGATCGGCGTGCCGATCGCGGCCAGACCAAACAGCGCGACCAGACAAAGGGCGAGTTCCAGGCTCATTCGTCCGTCACCTCGAGATGGTGATGTCCGGTCGGGGCGCCATGGCGGAACACGCGCACGAACCGCAGCGCGTAGGCGACGATCACGGCAACAATGAACAGGGCGTAGATGCTGAAGACGGTGCGCAACGGGATCTTGAGGGTCGCGCTCTTCTTGATCTTCAGGAAATCGATGTAATCCCAGGTCGGCAGCAGCGAGACGGAGAAACCAACCACAATCGCGGCAGCCGACAGCATCGCAAACACCCGCTGCACCTTCGATGGCATCATCAGATAGAACAGATCGAAGGTGACATGGTCCCGTTCCCGAACCACGAAGGCCGCGCCCCAGAAGACGATCCAGACCCACAGGGTCAGACACAGTTCCAGGGTCCAGCCGTATGGCTCGGACAGGACGTAGCGGGCAAAGATCTGAAGCAGGAAGGTGAGGAACATGGCGGCGAGCAGCGCCGCCGCCACATTCTCGGCCCTCGCATTCAGCCAGCGCAGAGCGGCCTGCATGCGCACGTCTCCCGCGTCCGAAACCGTCCTAGAGAGCGTTGATCTTGTCGATCAGTCCGGCCGGCCAATCCTTGGCGAAGTCGGAGTCCTGGTACATCTTCTGCACGCGGCTGCGGAAGGCGCCGAGGTCCGGTTCGTAGATCCGCAGGCCCTTCTCCTTCAGGAAGCTGACGAGTTCCTCTTCCTTCTTGAGCTGGTTCTGGCGGCCGAATTCCGCTGCCTCGTCGGCTGCCTTCTGCAGGGTCGCCTGCTGATCGGGGGTGAGCGACTCCCAGACCTTCTTGGACAGCGCCAGATAGTTGAGGTCGACCAGGTGGCTGGTCAGCACGATCTGCTTGGTGACCTCGTAGAACTTGGCGTCGACCACGGTCGGCAACGGGTTGTCCTGGCCATCGACGGCGCCGGTCTGCAGCGCGGTGTAGACCTCGGTGAAGGCCATCGGCACCGGGCTCGCGCCGAGCGCCTTGCCGAGGAACTGCCAGGCATCGGTCCCGGGCATGCGCAGCTTCACGCCGGCCAGGTCCTCGGGCGTCTTCACCTCCTGGTCGGTGCGCAGGTTCACCTGGCGGCGACCCAGATACATGACCGTCAGCAGCTTCACGCCGAGTTCGTCCTCGACCTTCTTCTTGAACGGCTCCATCAGCTCGTTGTTAAACACCGCCACCTGGTGCGCGGCGTCGCGATGGACATAACCGGCCGTGAAGATAGAGAACTCGGGGAAGAACACCGCGAGCTCCTGCGCCGAGGCGATCGACATCTCGAGATTGCCGCGGGCAATGGCCTCAAGTTCCGTGCCCTGCTTGAACAGGGCGCCGTTCCAGTGCGGCTCGAACTCGGCGAACTCGGCA from Polymorphum gilvum SL003B-26A1 carries:
- a CDS encoding TRAP transporter large permease → MSLELALCLVALFGLAAIGTPIAYSIILAAIVYLAAAGQDIALAGEQILQGLYESFVLLAVPLFIVAANIMNAGSISERLLRFCVAAVGRFRGGLGHVNVVASLIFSGMSGSAVADAAGIGKIVIGMMTRSGQYSHGYAAAITAASATIGPIIPPSIPMVLYALVSNSSIGYLFLGGIVPGLIMGGVLMVMNAYLSARRGFALEQPVPLRDLPGHTVNAFPALLMPAILLYGIYGGVTTPTEAAAVAAAYALLLAGAFYRALTFATLYQIMVDSARSSAAVGLVIGGALILNYIVASENIPNTLAGTLVGLDVSPLTFLLAVNLVLLVLGCVLDATTIILVIIPLFLPTCRELGIDMVHFGVVAIVNCMIGLITPPYGILLFVINAVTQIPLREIIGEIWAFLGVLVLALLVLILFPGVVLWLPRMFGYPG
- a CDS encoding sialic acid TRAP transporter substrate-binding protein SiaP encodes the protein MNKHVTRRGLLAAATALAVSMAALGSGEALAADKVKLRLSSVNSETDQRAVALLEKFGPAIAEFAEFEPHWNGALFKQGTELEAIARGNLEMSIASAQELAVFFPEFSIFTAGYVHRDAAHQVAVFNNELMEPFKKKVEDELGVKLLTVMYLGRRQVNLRTDQEVKTPEDLAGVKLRMPGTDAWQFLGKALGASPVPMAFTEVYTALQTGAVDGQDNPLPTVVDAKFYEVTKQIVLTSHLVDLNYLALSKKVWESLTPDQQATLQKAADEAAEFGRQNQLKKEEELVSFLKEKGLRIYEPDLGAFRSRVQKMYQDSDFAKDWPAGLIDKINAL
- a CDS encoding TRAP transporter small permease, which codes for MQAALRWLNARAENVAAALLAAMFLTFLLQIFARYVLSEPYGWTLELCLTLWVWIVFWGAAFVVRERDHVTFDLFYLMMPSKVQRVFAMLSAAAIVVGFSVSLLPTWDYIDFLKIKKSATLKIPLRTVFSIYALFIVAVIVAYALRFVRVFRHGAPTGHHHLEVTDE